AATTGGGGTTTCAATACGGCTGATCAGGGAGATCGTTTTACAATTGCGGGTAATTTGGACAATATTCCTGCGACGGCTTTAAACTCATTTGTCGTGCCTTATCTAAGTGTTTCGGCAACGGGAACGATTCAGCAGATGCTTTTTAATTTTAAAGGAAATCCGAAAGGAATTGGAGGAACATTTAATATTAAACATAAAGATCTTAAAATTTCGATTTTAGATAAAAACAGCAAAGAGAAAAAAGGAGTTTTGAGTGCGGTTGCCAATATTTTCATTAAAACAGATTCGGGCAAGTTTCCGGAATCGGTTGTGGTAGAAGGTGTGGAAAGAGATCCTACAAAATCATTTTTCAATATGTTCTGGAAAGGTGTTGAAGATGGTTTAAAGAAAACGTTGATCGGAATAAACATTGACAAAACTAAAAAGACCGTTGAAGGAGCTGTAAATACAGTGAAAGATGTGAAGAGTAGCGTGAAAGACGTGAAAAAATCTGTGAAACAGGCAAAGGAAGATATTTCTAAAGAACTGGCTTCACCTAAAACCAATATGCCAAAAGAGGAAAAGAAACCTGAAACGCCAAAAGAAAAGAAAGGCTTATTCAAAAAAATATTTAAGAAAAAAGAAAATCCCGAAACTGAATAATTTCGGGATTTTTATATATTGATTAAGTTTGATTTAATATTCGTCGCTCTCCTGAATCGGAATAGCACGAAGGAAGGTGTCAAATTCCTCTCCTGGATAATTACTTTCTGCGCCATAAGAATCAATGATAATTCCTAAATTTTGCTCATTATCCTGCAATACATACAAAGCAACATTATCATCCGGATTACTGTCGCCTTCGAAACGATAAGTTTTCAGAATTGATAATTCTTCGGGAAGATAATTTTTTTCAGAGTTGTCATATTTCATTTGGCATTGCTCGTTCATTCGGAATTCTTTATGAATTCCCCTTTTTCTCAAGGTTTCCATGACCTGACTCAGGGTTGTCATTTGGTCATTGTTTTCTGAATGTTCCATAATAATATTTTCATTGTTTACTACAATTATTAAACCATAATTGCGCAGGTTTATTTTAATTCAGCTTTAACCAAATTCCTTTAGATATTAACAAAATTTGTTGTTTCAGAAATATAAAAAGGTACACTATTTGATATAACACAATACAAAATCGTAAAAAACATGAAAAAAGAAGTAGGAGTTTTACTGGCAGGAGGAGTAGGTCTTTTGGCAGTATTAAGTTTTTTAAGCGTAAAGAAAATTTTAGGTAAAAAACATAAAAAATATAACGAGTACTATTCTGATCATCACAGACATTTTGATAAAAAAAATGTTGAAGACGATCATGGTATCGAGTTTTTCGCATTAAAGTAAGAAGTAGTAAATAGATATAGATTTTTTTAAATCCGGCATCCAATTTTATTGGTGTTGGATTTTTTTTGTGGAAAACTTTAATGTTAAAATTTATTATTTTAGAATGAAAGGTTTATAATTTTACATCAGAAATGCAGAACGAAAATATCATAAAAGGACAAGGAGCTCAGCGAAATGTAATCAACCGTTTCGACAGATTTACTTTTGAGCCTGAAGATGAAGATTTCGAATTAGTCAAAACGTCTTTTACAGAGGTTTTTCCTAAAACCATTGTCAATCAGGTGAAAAGTGAAGATTTACCGATGGAATATTCCATGAATCCTTATCAGGGTTGTGAACATGGATGTTCTTATTGTTTTGCTAGACCAACACACGAATATTGGGGTTACAGCGCCGGAATTGATTTTGAAAGAAAAATAATGGTCAAGAAAAATGCTCCGGAATTATTAGAAAAATTTTTCAAAAAAAGAGGTTATAAACCGGCACCCATTTTAATGTCGGGAAATACCGATTGTTATCAACCCGCCGAAAGACAATTTGAAATTACCAGACAACTTCTGCAAGTTTGTCTTGATTACAGGCATCCCGTAAATGTTTTGACAAAAAACGCATTGGTTCTTCGTGATATAGATATTCTGAAACCAATGGCTGAGCAAAATTTAGTTTCTGTATCATTGAGCATTCCGACAATCAATGAAGATTTGCGTAGAAAAATGGAG
Above is a genomic segment from Chryseobacterium mulctrae containing:
- a CDS encoding PA0069 family radical SAM protein, whose product is MQNENIIKGQGAQRNVINRFDRFTFEPEDEDFELVKTSFTEVFPKTIVNQVKSEDLPMEYSMNPYQGCEHGCSYCFARPTHEYWGYSAGIDFERKIMVKKNAPELLEKFFKKRGYKPAPILMSGNTDCYQPAERQFEITRQLLQVCLDYRHPVNVLTKNALVLRDIDILKPMAEQNLVSVSLSIPTINEDLRRKMEPRTSSTNNKLKAIELLSENNIPVNVMVAPIIPGLNSDEPLNILKTISEAGAQSFGYTLVRLNDTVEPVFVKWIEAQFPDRAQKVLNLIRSMRGGNLGDKRYFERQRGSGNIAEMIHNTFKIGRKKFFDGKEFPKLSTEGFTGTKEQQLRLF